GCGCGTTGATGATGCTGTCGGTGGTGCGCCTTCGCAAATTGCCGGGTGTCTATCGCCCCGCCATTGCGGTGCTCTGGCCATCGCGTAACCCGCAAGGGTTCAACATGATGCTCGACGCGGGCGCTGATGTAAAAGCGGATGAGCGCGACCTGCTGCAATATGCGCTGATGGGGGCCTCCTACGCCCGCAACGGGCTTGGCCTGAAAAATCCGCGCGTCGGGCTTTTGAACGTCGGGACCGAAGAATTCAAAGGCCGCCCCGAGATGCAGGCCGCCAACTCTCTCATAGCCGAGAACGCCGAAACCGGCGCGTTCGACTATGTTGGTTTTGTCGAAGGCTCCGACCTGCCCGGCAATAAATGTGACGTGATCGTCACGGATGGCTTCACCGGCAATGTCGCGCTTAAAACCGGCGAAGGCATTGCCTCGCTGATCGGCGATCTCCTGCGTGATGCGTTCCGTTATTCACCGCTATCGCGCCTTGCTTCGGTTTTGGCCTATACCTCTCTTCAGCGCCTGAAAAAGCGAATCGATCCGCGGCGCGTGAACGGAGGGGTCTTTCTTGGCTTGAACGGGACCG
This genomic window from Rhodobacteraceae bacterium D3-12 contains:
- the plsX gene encoding phosphate acyltransferase PlsX — protein: MTLAETSAVNETGDSSGPILISVDAMGGDKGPATVVAGISRSAKDNPRLRFVLHGPKATLEPLVARKKHLIDRCEIRDASDIVSMDDKPSEVLRNSKKTSMWSALESVRSGEARACVSCGNTGALMMLSVVRLRKLPGVYRPAIAVLWPSRNPQGFNMMLDAGADVKADERDLLQYALMGASYARNGLGLKNPRVGLLNVGTEEFKGRPEMQAANSLIAENAETGAFDYVGFVEGSDLPGNKCDVIVTDGFTGNVALKTGEGIASLIGDLLRDAFRYSPLSRLASVLAYTSLQRLKKRIDPRRVNGGVFLGLNGTVVKSHGSADETGVAAAVELASQLAESNFSAKLAARIAAATMLAGSDSEDEKGHNDK